GTGTCGCTGCTGCAGCTCGGACTCGAGTGCGGCGCCAGGCTGACGATCTCGGCCGAAGGCGACGACGCCGGCGATGCGATCGCCGCGCTGTGCGCGACGATCGCCGAGTTGAGCCATTCCGAAAAGGCCAATGCGCCGGCCGGCGCCGTCGCCAGCCCCGCACGCGTCAATCCGGTTCGGGCGGGTGCCGCCCGCGCCGAGCCGGTCCGGGACGACCCGCTCGCCGCCGGCAGGGCGCTGGAGCTGGCCTTGCGGCGCGTCGAAGGCCGTCTGGCGCGCGATGCCGCCAGCCCGCTGACCGATGCCGTGACGCGCGAAGTGATCGCGCGGCGGCAGGCCTACCTCGGCCACCTGCCGCTGCTGCGCCGGGCATCGGCGCTGCTGCTGTCCGGCCGGCACGTTGCCGACGCGTGGCGCGAAGCGGTCAGCGACACCGTGCAGGCCGTTGCCCCGGCCGGGCAGCCCGATCTGCAGGCGCTGGGCGAGCAGGTGCTGCTGGCGCTGAAGCAGAAGCCGGTGGTGACGGTGACGTGCAACCCGGCGATCGACCTGACCGTGACGCTGTCGGCGCTGCGCGCCGGCGAAGTGAACCTCGCGCTCGATGCCGGCCGCAACGCCGGCGGCAAGGGCATCAATGTGGCCACCTGCCTGGCCGATTACGGCCTTGCGGTGACGGTGACCGGCTTTCTGGGCCGGGACAACGCGCCGGTGTTCGAGCGCCTGTTCGACGACAGGGGGCTGGCCAACCGGATGGTCGGCGTCGACGGCGAGACACGGATCAACATCAAGCTGGTCGACGAGCAGTGCCGGCAGACGACCGACCTGAACCTGCCGTCGTTCAGCGTCGATGCCGATGCGCAGCAGGCGCTGGAACGCGAGCTCGACACGCTGGCCGGCAACGCGTCGTGGGTGGTGCTGTCGGGCAGCCTGCCGATCGGCGTGCCGGCCGGTTTCTACCGTTTCATCACCGCACTGATGCATGCGCAGGGCGTGCGGGTGGCGCTCGACACCAGCGGCGAGGCGCTGCGCGCCAGCCTGTCGGGCACGGCGTCGGCGGCGCTGCCGGATCTCGTCAAGCCGAACCGCCGCGAGCTCGAACAATGGGCCGGCCGCACCCTGCCGACGCTCGCCGATGTCGTCGCCGCCGCGCAAGAACTGCAGCAGCGCGGCATTGCACAGGTGGTCGTGTCGCTCGGCGAGGAGGGCGCGCTGCTGGTCGAGGCCGACGCGGCCCGGCTGGCCGTGCCGCCGACGCTGGCCGCCGGCAGTACCGTCGGCGCCGGCGACGCACTGGTCGCCGGCCTGATCGCCGCACAGCTCGAAGGCCGGCACGGCGACGACGTCCTGCGGCGCGCGGTCGCCTGCGCCAGCGCCAAGCTGGCCGTCGTCGGCCCGGCGCTGCCGGCGCAGGCCGACATCGACGCGATTGCCGCGCGGGTAACGATCCGCCGCATCGACCTTCAATCCAGCCGTGCGCCCGCCGCACACGCCGCCGAGGAGTGAACACCATGTCCCAGAACATTGTTGCCGTGGTCGCCAGCCGCGACGGCCTGACCCAGCCGCTGATGGCCGCCGAGGCGCTGGCAAGCGCCGCCGGCGGATTGAAACTGGCGCTGCGCATCGAGATCCGCAACCGCCTTGGCGTGCAGGACGGCCTGAACGGCGACGAGTTGCGCGGTGCGCAAGGCGTGATCATTGCCGCCGATGACGACGTCGATCTGGCGCCGTATCAGGGCAAGCAGATTTACAAGGTCGGCCTGGCCGAAGCGATCAGCCAGCCCGATACGGTGCTCGGGCGGATCGTGCCCGCCGCAGCCACAGCCGCAGCCACAGCCACAGCCGCAGCCGCAGCCGCAGCCGCAGCCGCAGCCGCCGACGTGACGGCGCAGCCGGCCACGAAGGTGCTGAAGATCGTCGCGATCACCTCGTGCCCGACCGGTATCGCGCACACCTTCATGGCGGCCGAAGGCTTGCAGACCGCCGCCGCCAAGCTCGGCCACGAGATCCATGTCGAGACACAGGGCTCGGTCGGCGCGCAGACCCCGATGAGTGCCGCACAGGTTCTCGAGGCCGATCTGGTGATCATTTCCGCCGACGCCCAGGTCGACCTGAGCCGCTTTGCCGGCAAGCGCGTGTTCGAGACCGGCACCAAGGGCGCGATCAACAACGGGGAGAAACTGATCGAGGACGCGATCGCCAGGGCGACGGTGCAGGGCACGGCGAAAGCCGGCCTCGCCGACGAAGCGGCCGAGGCCAAGAAGGCGCGCAACAATTTCAGCGGGCCGTACAAACACCTGATGACCGGGGTGTCGTTCATGCTGCCCTTCGTTGTTGCCGGCGGCCTGCTGATCGCCGTGGCGTTCGCGCTCGGCGGCATCTACGCCTTCGACGACGCGCACAAGGGCACGCTGGCGTGGACGCTGTTCCAGATCGGCGCCAAATCGGCGTTCGCGCTGATGATTCCGGTGCTCTCGGGCTATATCGCCTACTCGATCGCCGACCGGCCCGGCATCACGCCCGGGATGGTCGGCGGCATGCTCGCCGGCGCGATCGGTGCGGGTTTCCTCGGCGGCATCATCGCCGGTTTCCTCGCCGGCTACGTCACCTTGCTGCTCAACCGCCACATCCGGCTGCACCGCAATCTGGAAGGGCTGAAGCCGGTGCTGATCCTGCCGCTGCTGGCGACGCTGATCGTCGGCCTCTTGATGATGTACGTCGTCGGCGAGCCGGTGGCCGTGGTGCTGCACGCGATGGAAAACTGGCTCAAGGGCATGCAGGCCGGCAGCGCGCTGGCGCTCGGCGCGATCATCGGCGCAATGATGGCGTTCGACATGGGCGGGCCGGTCAACAAGGCGGCGTATGCATTCAGCGCCGGGCTGATCGCCAGCCACATCTACACGCCGATGGCCGCGGCGATGGTCGCCGGCATGACGCCGCCGCTGGGCATTGCGCTGGCGTGCTGGCTGTTCAGGAACCGCTTCACCGCGGAAGACCGCGATGCCGGCAAGGCCGCCGCGGTGCTGGGGATCGCGTTCATCACCGAAGGCGCGATCCCGTTCGCCGCGCGCGATCCGCTGCGGGTGATCCCGTCGTGCATGCTCGGTTCGGCCGTCGCCGGGGCGATCTCGCTGTCGGCCGGCGCCGAACTCAAGGTGCCGCACGGCGGCGTGTTCGTGCTGCCGATCCCGAACGCGATCACCCACCTCGGGATGTATCTGGTCGCGCTGGCCGCCGGTACCGTCGTCACCGCGCTGGCGCTGTGGGTGCTGAAAAAGCCGGTCCGGACCGCCGCGGCCTGAACGTCGTGCAATGAAAACGGGGCGCTTCGGCGCCCCGTTCTGCGTCATGACGTGGCCGGAACGGTTACGGGATCGGTGTCGCCGGGACCGGCTGGTCGATGTAGAACAGGCCGTGGAAGGAATTGAAGATCGGCCAGTCGATGTCCATGTAATTGAACGGGCGCGCGTAGATCGACCACGCCCAGTCGGGCACGTTCTTGCGCTGCTTCAGGTCGATGAAGGCCATCGGCAGGCCCGCCGCGCGCCATTCGGCCTCGATCAGCCCGGCACGCGGAGCCGGAATCTCGCTGACCGTACTGTTGTCCATATTGCGCACGGTGCCGGCATGGCCGACGAAGCCGGCGAGATAGGTATCCTTCTGGCCGAAATGCTGGATGACGAAGTCGCCGAGCGTGTAGCCCCAGAACGCACCGGCATGGTAGTTGTGCGCCCACACGACCAGTTTCTTGCCGGCGTAGAACTTGTCGGCGAGCCAGGCGATGTTCTGCGCAGCCTGCTGGTCGCGCGCGGCCCAGAACGGAACATCGCCGTTGTAGATGCTCCACTGTTCGCTGGCAGCGGCACGGATGCTGGCGACCTGCAGGCGCCAGAAGCCCGGCGAGTCGAACATCCGGCCGCTGGCGGCAACGCTGTCGTCGAACTCGGCGAGCAGCACCGGCGTCAGGTCGATCAGCGCCTGCTTGTCCGCATCGCTCGGCGGGCCGTTGAAGTTGTCCACTACAACGGCCTGCGCCGCGCGGACATAGGCCTGCCAGCGCGGATCGGCCAGTGACGGCGACTGCCGTGCGGCAAGGAAGCGCTCGAGATCGGGCAGCAGCCGGTTGATCGATTCGAGCCCGGCGTGCGGCGTGTCGTAGCTGGCGAGGATCAGCGGGCGCTTGCTGGTGCGCTGGCTGTCGACGTACTCGAGCACGCCGCGGCCTTCCTTGGTGCGCGAGTACATGTAGAAGATGCGGCCCGGCGCCTGATCGGCGATCTTGCCGCCGGCCTGTGCGTAGTCCCACAGCGCGGTGCCGTCGACCATGCCGCTTTCGATCAGCAGCACGTCGAAGCCTTTTTTCTTGTGCAGGTACTGGACGATACGGTTCTTCAGCTCGAACACATTGCCTTCGCCGTGACTCTGCTCGCCGATCAGCACGATGCGGGCGTCGCCGATCGCCTTGCCGAAGGCGCCAAGGTCGGCGTAGTCGGGATAGGCGGGGCTGGTGCTGATGATCTGGGTGTTGTTGGCCTCGAGCCACTGGCCCGGCGTCATGCCGGCGCGGGCGCCGGCGTACAGACCCAGGGTCAGCAAGGCCGCATACAAGGCGTGTTGCAGTTTCATGCTCGTTTCCTGTTCGGAATGGAAAAGAGTCGTGATTATTTATTCATCTCAGATTTCTTGTTGCTGATTGTATTTGCCTGAATTGTGATTGTTGTTTGTAAGTGAATCAGGGCCGACCGCCACGTGCGGTCATTCCGCGTACAGCGTCTTGACGATGTCCTCGATCGGCACGTCCTCGATCACCAGATCGTGAATGCCCAAGGTCTCGTCGGCCCAGCGGACGAAAGCGGGCAGGCTGAGCCGGCTGGTGTCGAGTTCGAGCAAGGCACGGTTGTCGCCGATGCGTTCGAGCACGGTGACGCCGGGGTAGGCGAGGTCGCCGGTCGGCGTCCTGCTGGCGATGCGGACGCGCTTGGTCTGGCCGACGCTGCACTGCAGCGCCGCCATGTCGCCGTCGAAGACGACGCTACCGTGGTTGATGACGATCACGCGCCGGGCCAACTGTTCGATGTCGTCGAGATCGTGCGTGGTCAGGATGAAGGTCGTGCCGCGCGCGTTCATCTCGCGGATGAAGCCGCGGATCTTTTCCTTGGCCATCACGTCGAGGCCGATGGTCGGTTCGTCGAGAAAGACGACCTTGGGCTCGTGCAGCATCGCCATGATGAATTCGCACTTCATCCGCTCGCCCAGCGACAATTGCCGCGTCGGTTTGCGGATCTGCTCGCCGACGTCGAGCAGCGTTACCAGCTTCTGCAGCGTGTGCCCGAAACGCACCGGATCGAGCCGGTAGATCGCCTTGTTCATGTGGAAGGCGTCGAGCGGCGGGATGTCCCACATCAGCTGCGACTTCTGGCCGAACACGGCGCCGATGTGCGCAACATAGCGCTTGCGGTCGTGCCACGGCGTCATGCCGAGCACGCTCGCTTCGCCGCCGCTCGGATACAGCACGCCGGTGAGCATTTTCAGCATCGTCGATTTGCCGGCGCCGTTGGGTCCGAGGAAGCCGACGATCTCGCCGGCGCCGATCGCGAACGAAATGCCGCGCACCGCGTCGACCTGCCGGGTCTTGCGCCAGAACACGCTTTTCAGCGTTTCGGCAAAGGTCGATCCGCGCTCGAACGTGGTGTAGGTCTTGCGCAGCGCCCGCACGCTGATGATCGGTTCGACCGCGAGGTCGATCGCCTGTCTGTCCACTTCAACCTCCCGCGCTGGCGTAGCGCGCCAGCATCAAGCGCCACAGGCCGGTCACGGCCAGAACAAAAAACACCGCGCAGGCAACGGCCAGCGGCAGCGCCGGATCGGGCCGGCCCAAAAGCGTGGCGGCCGGCAGGTAGCCGAGCACCGACACCGGAATCACCCAGGTCAGCCAGCCGAGCGCGCTGCGCGTGAAAATGCCGTGCGGATACAGTGCAAACGCCGATACCGCATCGAAGATCTCTTGCAGCCGGCTGTTGCCGATCCAGACGAAGCTCAGGCAGGTCATCAGCAGCGCGAAGCCGAACAGCGTCAGCGCCGCCAGCAGCAGCAACAGCGCAAAGCCGGCCATCGCCGCGCTGCCGCCGATGGCGACGTTCGGCAGCGCGTAGCAGAACAGCACAATGCCGCCGAGCAGCTTGCCGGTGTCTTCGGGCTGGAAGCTGTGGCCGAGCAGCAGCAGCAGGGTCGATCGGGGCTTGAGCAGCAGCAGCTCGAACGTGCCTTCGCGCACCAGCTCGGTCGTGGTCCAGATCATGCCGAAGCAGAATGGAAACGCGATGCCCTTGGCGATCAGGAAGGTCGCCTGCAGCAGCAGTGCCTCGTCGCGCTGCCAGCCGCTGAAGCCGGCGCCGTGCTGGTAGACGAGCAGCGTGGTCAGCGGCACGACCAGATCGGCGAGCAGCATGATGATCATGCTGATGGCGAGGTCGGCGCGGTCGGTCATCCGCGCGGCGAGCGCGCCGCGCAGCAGGCAGGCATAGACGGCGAGGCCATCGCGCAGGCGAGCGATCATGCGCCGGCCGCGCTGAAACGGCGCACGCCCAGCCGCCACAGCAGCTCGGACAGGCCCCACATCAGTGCGGCCATCAGCGCCTGGCAGCCGACGATTTCGGGAATGCTCAGGCTGATCCCCGCCAGCTCGTAGTGGCCGAGCAGCACCTGGACCGGCACATAGGTGATGAACTGGAACGGCAGGAAGAACAGCAGCTGCTGCACCGCGTGCGGGAACAGTGCCAGCGGCAGGAACACGCCGGCGCACACGTCGCGCAGGAAACCGATCAGCCGGCGCACGCCGACGGTGCGCGTGAGCCAGAACGCCAGCGTGCCGACGCAGTAGTTGACGAGGAACATGATGAGGAAACCGAGCGCCAGCGAGAGCACAAACCAGCCGGTGCTGGCCGGCACGAGCCGGATCGAAAACACCAGCCACAGGATCAGCCAGATCGGCAGCGCTTCCATCCAGAAACCCAGGCAGCGGTGGCCGAGCTTTTGCGACAGTGCGAAGCCGCGGTGCGACATCGGCCGCAGCAGCACGGTCAGGAAACGCCCGCTGCGGATCAGCATCTGCAGGTTCCAGTCGGCAAAGTCGAACACCAGGATACCGACGATCAGCATCGCGCCGTAATAGGTCATCAGCGCGTTGCGGTCATAGCCACCGATCGTCCCGCCGTCGGCGAGCAGCGCCTGCCAGATCACCACCTGGACCAGAAAGTACGTCGGGCCGATGAACAGCGAAATCAGCATGTGCGAGCGGTACGCCGCCCATTCCTGATAGGTTGCGTAGGCGATGGCGCGGGTGCTGCGCCATGCGGCCGGCAGCCGGTTCAACGCAGCCCCGACCAGATGATGCCGCGCGGCGCGATCACCGCTTCCTGCGACCAGCCCGGGTTGTTCGGCACCATGTAGGCGACGACCAGCCCCTCGCTCGGGTCGATATACAGCGCGCTGTGGCCGTAGCCTTCGTGCGCGTAGCTGCCGGGGCTGACCAGACCGTAGTTGCTGTGGGTCTGCACGCCCAGGCCGTGCTCGAGCGACTTGTACCTGGCACCCCAGTAGTACGACTCGGTGTTCGGCGGCAGCCAGTTGCGCGTCATCGCCTCGACCGACTTGCGGGAGAGGATGCGTGCGCCGTCGAGTTCGCCCATGTTCAGCATGGCCTGGCCGAGCCGGAACAGGTCGGCCAGCGTCGAGTACATGCCGCCGGCGGCTTGCGGAATCCCGTGCAGCGGCGCGCGCCGTTGCAGCTGTTCGAGCTGGAAATCGTTGGTCACGCAGACGTCGTCGAGGCGCGATTCGGCAACGAAAAAGCACGAGTCCTTCATCCCGAGCGGCTTGAGGATGCGGTCTTCGACGTAGGCTTCGAACGTCTGCCCCGCAACGCGCGCGACGATTTCGCCGAGGATCACGTAGCCGATCGAGCTGTAGCTGCTGCGGGTGGCCGGCTCGTACTCGGTCGGCCCGGCCAGCGCCGCGGTGATCCAGTTGTCCTTGACGCGGCCGGCGAACCACTCGTGCGGATACGGTTCGCCGTAGAAATTCGCCTCGGCCTGCAAGCCCGAACAGTGGGTCAGCAGGTGCCAGACCTGGATCTGGTTGTGCCTGGGATTCTGTATCTCGGGAATGTGCGTACAGGCGAACGTCTCGAGGCAGAGCCGGCCCTGTTCGACCAGTTGCATCACCGCAATCGCGGTGACCATCTTGGTGATCGAGTACACCTTGCGGATCGAGTCGGGCAGGAAATCGCCGTGTGCCGGCGTTTCGCGCAACTGCCCGAGCGAGCGGTGCGCGAACACCTTGCCGTGCCGCGCCAGCAGGTAGGACGCGGCCTGGATCGTCCCGGCCTGCAGCAGCCGGCGGAAGTGGCCGTCGAGTTCGTCGAGCTTGGCCGGATCGAAACCGGCGTCGCGCGGGCTGGTCTGGGTCGGGCCGAGGTGCAGCGGGTATTCGGCGGGCATGCGGTGATCTCCTGATGTTTTGCTGTCGGCTTTTATATTGAAAAGCTTACTTGAATATTTGATTCAATGGTGTATGCATTGCCTTTGTCAGCCAGCGCCGGGCCGTTTTTACGCCGTTTTTATGCCGCATCCGTGCATCTTTGCGCGCTTTTGACGCGCGGCTCCCTAAAGTGGCGACGTGTCCATCACCAAGAGCGACGCCATGCAGCCTGTAGCCATCTGCCGCCACGACGCGGCGCAAGGTCCCGGTCACCTGATCGATTTCTTCGATGCGCATGCGATCCCGTGGCGGCTGTTCGCCGTCGACGCCGGCGAGACGCCGCCGACCCGCGCCGGCGACTACAGCGGCGTGGTCATCCTCGGCTCGCCGGCCAGTGTCAACGACGGGCTGAGCTGGATGCGCCGCGAAGAAGCCCTGCTGCGCGATGCGCTGCGGCTCGAGCGGCCGATACTCGGTCACTGCTTCGGCGGCCAGCTGCTCGCCAAGACGCTCGGCGCCCGCGTGCGCCGCAACAGCGTGCCGCACATCGGCTGGGGCAGGGTGCTGGTGACGCGCTTTGACGAAGCCGCCGAGTGGTTCGGCGCCCGGCGCGAGCTTGAGCTGTTCCACTGGCATTTCGACACCTTCGAGATCCCGCGCGGCGCCAAGCGCGTGCTGTTCGGCAGCTACTGCATGAACAAGGGTTTCGCGATCGGCCCGCATCTGGGGCTGCAGTCGCACCTCGAAGTCACCGCCGACAGCGTGCGGCTGTGGTGCCGCAACGACGGTGACGAAATCCGCCGCAACGTCTCGGCGTCGGTGCAGTCCGAAGCCGAGATACTGACGAATCTCGACGCCCGCGTGACCGCGCTGCACCGGTTGGCGGACCGCGTCTACGGCCGCTGGGCGCAGCACCTGCCCGGCTGGCACCGCATCGTCGTCCCGGTCCGGCCGCATACCCGGCCGCGTGGCGGCGAAAGCTGGGGCGAGCGGCTGATGCATGCCTGAGAACAGGCTCTGACACCGGCCGAGCATAGAATGAACCCATTTCACCGCAGTCCCGACCACCACTGATGCCGACCGACCAACGCCCCGACCCAGACCAACTGCTGGCCGAACTCAAGGCCGACGAGGCGCGCGCGCAGCGCGGCCACCTGAAAATCTTCTTCGGCGCCAATGCCGGCGTCGGCAAGACCTACGCGATGCTCTCGCAGGCACGCGCGCAGGCGGAGCAGGGCATCGACGTCGTCGCCGGCCTGATCGAGACGCACGGCCGGCGCGAAACCCAGGCGCTGCTCGACGGCCTGCCGGTGCTGCCGCGCCGCGCCATTCCGTACCAGGGCCGCACGCTGTCCGAGTTCGACCTCGATGCGGCGCTTGCGCGCGCGCCGGCCCTGCTGCTCGTCGACGAACTCGCGCACAGCAACGTTCCCGGCAGCCGCCACCCGAAGCGCTGGCAGGACATCGACGAGCTGCTCGCCGCCGGCATCGACGTCTACACGACGGTCAACGTCCAGCACCTCGAAAGCCTCAACGACGTCGTCGGCCAGCTGACCGGCGTGCGCGTGCGCGAGACGGTGCCCGACCATGTGTTCGACGCCGCCGACGATGTCGTGCTCGTCGACCTGCCGCCCGACGAACTGCTCGGCCGGCTCGCCGAGGGCAAGGTCTATCTGGCCGAGGCGGCGAGCCGGGCGCGCGAGCATTTCTTCCGCAAGTCCAACCTGATCGCGCTGCGCGAACTGGCCTTGCGCCGCACCGCCGAGCGCGTCGACGCCGAGCGCCAGAACAGCGGTACGCCGACGTCGGAAGGGCGGGTCATGGTCGTGCTGCCGCGCTGCGCCCAGCCCGACAAGCTGGTGCGGCTGGCCGCTAGGCTGGCCGGACGCCTGAAGACCGAGTGGTTTGCGGTGCTGGTCGAGTCGCCGGCACTGGCGCGCGACACGGCGATGCGCGCCCGGCTGTTCGCGGCGCTGAAGTTTGCCGAGTCGCTTGGCGCCGAGACAGCCACGCTGGCCGGACGCGAAGTCGCCGATGCGGTCGCCGCCTATGCGCGCGAGCACGACGTCGGCACGGTCATCATCGGCGAGCGGCCGCGGCGCTGGCGGCCGGGGCTGGCGGCCAGGCTGCTGGCCAGCGCGCCGGGCCTGGCCGTGCAGGAGATCCGTGTCGATGCACCCGCACGCAGCGCCGGGAGCGGGCTGAACATCGGCCAGCGCCAGCGCGGGCTGATCGCTGCGCTCGCCGGTTGCGCGGTCACCTCGGCGCTGATGATGCCGCTGTCGAAAATGATCGCGCTGCCGAACGTGGTGATGCTCTACCTCGTCTCGGTGCTGCTGGTGTCGGTCCGCTTCGGCCGCACCGCCGGCGCGACCTCGGCGCTGCTCAGCGTCGCCGCTTTCGATTTCTTCTTCGTCCCGCCGACGTGGTCGTTCAGCGTTTCGGATACCCAGTACCTGCTGACTTTCGCGGTGATGCTCGGCGTGGCGCTGACCATCAGCCAGCTCTCGGCGCGGCTGCGCTTCCAGGCCGATGCGGCGATGCGGCGCGAGCGCCGTACCGCTGCGCTGCACGAGCTGTCGCAGGCACTGTCGGCGGCGCTGACGCACGAGCAGGTCGTCGAAATCGCGCTGGCGCAGCTTGCGCCGCGGGTCGACGCCGACGTCGGGCTGGCGCTGCCGAGCCGCGTGGAGCGACTCTCGCACGTCGGCGGCGGCCCGGTCGACCTTGCCGTTGCCGACTGGGTGTTCCGGCACGGCCAGCCGGCCGGGCGCGGTACCGGCACGCTGCCGGCGTCGCCGGCGTACTACCTGCCGCTGGCGGCGCCGGTGCGGGTGCGCGGCGTGCTGGCGCTGACACCGCGCGGCGACTGGCAGCCGGGGCCCGAGAACGAGCGCTTCCTGTCGACGTGCGCGGCGCAGATCGCGCTGGCGCTTGAGCGCGTGCACTTCGTCGAGGTCGCGCAGGAGGCGCTGGTGTCGATGCAGGGCGAGCAGCTGCGCAACAACCTGCTGTCGACGATCTCGCACGACCTGCGCACGCCGCTGACGGTGCTGCACGGGCTGGCGAGCGCACTGGCTGCGCAGCCGCTCGACGCGACCTCGCACTCGCTCGCCGGCCAGCTGGTCGACGAGACCGGACGGATGAACGAGCTCGTCGCCAACCTGCTCGACATGGCCCGGCTGCAGTCGGGCGAAGTCCGGCTGCGGCGCGACTGGCAGTCGATCGAGGAGGTCGTCGGCGGCACGGTGCGCGCGATGGGCGGCCGCCTGGGCGCGCATGCGCTGAAGCTCGAGCTGGCCGCCGACCTGCCGCTGGTCGAGTTCGACGCGGTGCTGATCGAGCGCGTGCTCGTCAACCTGCTCGACAACGCCGCCAAGTACACGCCGGCCGGCAGCACGATCACGCTGGCCGCCCGGGTCGAGCCGGGCAGCCTGCTGCTGACGGTTGCCGATGACGGGCCGGGGCTGCCGGCCGGGCAGGAGGAAACGCTGTTCGCCAAGTTCAGCCGCGGCAGCGCCGAGGGCAATATCGGCGGCGTCGGCCTCGGGCTGGCGCTGTGCCGCGCCATCGTCCATGCCCACGGTGGTACCATCGCCGCGGCCAATGACGGCGGTGCCGTCTTCACCGTCCGCCTGCCGCGCCGGCCGCCGCCGCCGCCGCCGGCAAGCGACATGCCGCCG
This window of the Jeongeupia sp. USM3 genome carries:
- a CDS encoding sensor histidine kinase KdpD; the protein is MPTDQRPDPDQLLAELKADEARAQRGHLKIFFGANAGVGKTYAMLSQARAQAEQGIDVVAGLIETHGRRETQALLDGLPVLPRRAIPYQGRTLSEFDLDAALARAPALLLVDELAHSNVPGSRHPKRWQDIDELLAAGIDVYTTVNVQHLESLNDVVGQLTGVRVRETVPDHVFDAADDVVLVDLPPDELLGRLAEGKVYLAEAASRAREHFFRKSNLIALRELALRRTAERVDAERQNSGTPTSEGRVMVVLPRCAQPDKLVRLAARLAGRLKTEWFAVLVESPALARDTAMRARLFAALKFAESLGAETATLAGREVADAVAAYAREHDVGTVIIGERPRRWRPGLAARLLASAPGLAVQEIRVDAPARSAGSGLNIGQRQRGLIAALAGCAVTSALMMPLSKMIALPNVVMLYLVSVLLVSVRFGRTAGATSALLSVAAFDFFFVPPTWSFSVSDTQYLLTFAVMLGVALTISQLSARLRFQADAAMRRERRTAALHELSQALSAALTHEQVVEIALAQLAPRVDADVGLALPSRVERLSHVGGGPVDLAVADWVFRHGQPAGRGTGTLPASPAYYLPLAAPVRVRGVLALTPRGDWQPGPENERFLSTCAAQIALALERVHFVEVAQEALVSMQGEQLRNNLLSTISHDLRTPLTVLHGLASALAAQPLDATSHSLAGQLVDETGRMNELVANLLDMARLQSGEVRLRRDWQSIEEVVGGTVRAMGGRLGAHALKLELAADLPLVEFDAVLIERVLVNLLDNAAKYTPAGSTITLAARVEPGSLLLTVADDGPGLPAGQEETLFAKFSRGSAEGNIGGVGLGLALCRAIVHAHGGTIAAANDGGAVFTVRLPRRPPPPPPASDMPPEAT